The following proteins are encoded in a genomic region of Glycine soja cultivar W05 chromosome 17, ASM419377v2, whole genome shotgun sequence:
- the LOC114391849 gene encoding ethylene-responsive transcription factor ERF027-like, whose product MASSSSSKRHPLYHGIRCRGGKWVTEIREPRKTNRIWLGTFLTPEMAAAAYDVAALALKGNEAVLNFPDSVGRYPVPASNSPSDIRFAAIAAAELMKPEANNNNNVNASTTNNAAVQSDSNDVLPSFETEFMDEEAIFSMPSLLVDMAGGMLLSPPRMSPPSDNESNYVGETLWNF is encoded by the coding sequence AtggcatcatcatcatcatcgaaGAGGCATCCATTGTACCATGGAATCCGTTGCCGCGGAGGAAAATGGGTTACTGAAATCCGCGAACCGCGAAAAACAAACCGCATATGGCTGGGGACGTTCCTGACGCCGGAGATGGCGGCCGCCGCCTACGATGTGGCGGCGTTGGCCCTGAAAGGCAACGAGGCAGTTCTTAACTTCCCTGACTCGGTTGGCAGGTATCCGGTGCCGGCATCCAATTCCCCTTCGGACATCCGCTTCGCTGCCATTGCTGCAGCAGAACTCATGAAGCCTGaagccaacaacaacaacaacgttaATGCATCAACAACAAATAATGCAGCAGTTCAATCTGATAGCAATGATGTTTTACCTTCGTTTGAAACTGAGTTTATGGACGAGGAAGCCATATTCTCCATGCCAAGTTTGCTGGTTGACATGGCTGGGGGAATGTTGCTATCTCCTCCCAGAATGAGCCCTCCCTCCGATAACGAAAGTAATTATGTTGGAGAAACTTTGTGGAACTTTTGA
- the LOC114392921 gene encoding dehydration-responsive element-binding protein 1E-like yields the protein MNILGQSLHQSNNGSYSCSSPETANSSNLPTTPNAVHSDEEVNTLASAHPKKRAGRRIFKETRHPVYRGVRRRNNNKWVCEVRVPNDKSTRIWLGTYPTPEMAARAHDVAALSLRGKSACLNFADSAWRLPLPASTNAKEIRRVAAAAAVAIAAEDSRGKQLRTNAIDAVADCEVSSSDIGVDENCNNNKASQRFCDLDEITMPDAPVFEDMHEWLQTMAAEPLRSPTFVTYVNVRDVWNFVEDDAEVSLWSFTV from the coding sequence ATGAATATTCTCGGACAATCACTCCACCAATCAAACAACGGCAGCTACTCTTGTTCGTCGCCGGAGACTGCAAACTCCTCTAACCTTCCGACCACTCCGAACGCCGTTCACTCCGACGAGGAAGTGAACACATTAGCATCGGCTCATCCTAAGAAACGTGCGGGGCGTCGAATTTTTAAGGAGACAAGGCATCCCGTGTACAGAGGAGTGCGGCGGAGGAACAACAACAAGTGGGTCTGCGAGGTTCGTGTTCCCAACGACAAGTCCACGAGGATTTGGCTCGGAACGTATCCAACGCCTGAGATGGCCGCACGTGCGCACGACGTCGCCGCGCTCTCGCTTCGAGGTAAGTCGGCGTGTCTCAACTTCGCCGACTCGGCGTGGCGGTTGCCCTTGCCGGCGTCGACCAATGCGAAGGAGATTCGGCGCGTGGCGGCGGCGGCTGCTGTAGCGATTGCGGCGGAAGACAGCCGCGGCAAGCAGTTGCGGACTAATGCGATTGATGCCGTTGCTGATTGCGAAGTTAGCAGCAGTGACATAGGCGTCGATGAAAATTGCAATAACAATAAAGCTTCGCAGAGGTTTTGTGATTTGGATGAAATTACAATGCCAGATGCACCGGTTTTTGAGGACATGCATGAGTGGCTTCAGACTATGGCTGCTGAACCATTAAGATCACCTACTTTTGTAACATATGTTAATGTTAGGGATGTCTGGAACTTTGTGGAGGATGATGCTGAGGTTTCCTTGTGGAGCTTCACCGTCTGA
- the LOC114393118 gene encoding uncharacterized protein LOC114393118, with protein sequence MASTGGKSHSLITTSKRSVLLKDYLRDDLSSCSSNGFKSLTRQQCCTTVGFFMEKDLQLQRKRRNTFTPRSTTSSSSSTILALQRASGAIINAIKSLPLSQKSGVAGVLSRSFSRKVLSRRFFWRKAAAREEGSEGVPRRRKSFRELIMLDHEEHRKATSSLNEDTDTTVFAAHAPSVTTSSGRGSESWGDSEFTFASNAASSSSESSNENYLVLEDTKEGAPHHKLEQVVTKEYWPNDEKEQFSPVSILDCPFEDEEDNYKSHINSTSIILSFSEGRKHKHMHKRCHFESVVPLEPVVLEKKFARLELEDEPHKHSTKQCSTVLAPTFRRDNNNNIEENARDLLNLVKRSIAPNVLITKAENLLFDFFKKSIEENKDIDYSKKLQLCKVAEDWIHGQPQEPYLGWEVQGGKCVYIREMDKCEEWKNSYQEIQQLGQELANEVFTNLVNEFIFELTTRAS encoded by the exons ATGGCTTCTACTGGTGGCAAATCTCATTCTCTAATAACTACCTCAAAACGCTCCGTTTTGCTGAAGGACTACCTCAGGGATGACCTGAGTTCATGTTCATCGAACGGTTTCAAATCGCTCACACGCCAACAATGCTGCACCACCGTGGGATTTTTCATGGAGAAAGATCTCCAACTCCAACGCAAAAGAAGGAACACATTCACTCCACGGTCCACtacatcttcttcttcatcaaccATATTGGCTCTGCAGAGAGCTTCTGGAGCCATAATCAACGCGATAAAGTCACTGCCGTTGTCACAAAAGAGTGGTGTCGCTGGTGTTCTTTCTAGAAGCTTTTCGAGGAAGGTGTTGAGTAGAAGGTTCTTCTGGAGAAAAGCGGCGGCGAGGGAAGAGGGAAGCGAAGGTGTGCCGCGGAGGAGGAAATCTTTCCGCGAACTCATTATGCTGGATCATGAGGAGCATCGTAAAGCGACGTCGTCGTTGAATGAGGATACTGATACTACCGTTTTCGCTGCACATGCCCCGAGCGTCACCACCTCTTCGGGTCGCGGCAGTGAAAGCTGGGGAGACAGTGAATTCACTTTTGCGTCTAacgctgcttcttcttcctctgagAGCTCCAACGAGAATTACCTCGTACTTGAGGATACAAAAGAAGGTGCGCCACATCACAAGCTGGAACAAGTAGTAACCAAG GAATATTGGCCAAATGACGAGAAGGAACAATTTAGCCCTGTATCAATACTAGATTGCCCatttgaagatgaagaagataattACAAGTCTCATATCAATTCCACTTCCATTATTCTTTCCTTTTCTGAAG GAAGGaaacacaagcacatgcacAAAAGATGCCATTTTGAAAGCGTGGTTCCACTGGAGCCGGTGGTTTTGGAGAAAAAGTTCGCGCGGTTAGAGCTGGAGGATGAACCACACAAGCATTCTACGAAACAATGTTCCACCGTATTAGCTCCAACATTTCGTCgtgacaacaataacaacatcgAGGAGAATGCTCGCGATCTTCTCAACTTAGTTAAAAGGTCAATTGCACCCAACGTTTTGATAACAAAGGCAGAGAATTTGCTGTTTGATTTCTTCAAGAAGAGTATAGAGGAAAACAAAGACATTGATTACTCAAAGAAGCTTCAACTTTGCAAGGTAGCTGAGGATTGGATACATGGGCAACCCCAAGAACCGTATTTGGGTTGGGAAGTGCAGGGAGGAAAGTGTGTCTACATTAGAGAGATGGATAAGTGTGAGGAGTGGAAAAACTCGTATCAAGAAATACAACAATTGGGTCAGGAGCTGGCAAACGAGGTATTCACTAATTTGGTGAATGAGTTCATATTTGAACTCACGACACGTGCTAGCTAG
- the LOC114392424 gene encoding protein HOTHEAD-like, with product MGVLWWKLFFAALAGILFSTQHCASQKVPNYTFMHNATTAPDVSYYDYIVIGGGTAGCPLAATLSQNYSVLLLERGGSPYGNPNISDLAAFGAALSDTSPTSPAQRFISEDGVINSRARVLGGGSCLNAGFYTRASPQYVREAGWDGRAVNESYEWVEKIVAFEPQLKQWQSAVRDGLIEIGVVPNNGFTYDHIDGTKVGGTIFDQNGFRHTAADLLEYAKPTGITVLLDATVHRILFRVKEGSKPTAHGVVFRDSLGGRHKVYLKADPRNEIIVSAGALGSPQLLMLSGIGPREHLKAHNIRITLDQPLVGQGMTDNPMNAIFVPSPVPVEVSLIEVVGITSFGSYIEAASGENFAGGSPKDYGMFSPKIGQLSTVPPKARTPEALAKATELMETLEQAAFRGGFILEKIMGPISSGHLELRTRDPNDNPSVTFNYFQDPRDLQRCVQGLSTVEKIIESKAFSPFRYPNMPVPVLLNLTASAPVNLLPKHTNSSLSLEQYCRDTVMTIWHYHGGCQVGKVLDRDYKLLGVDALRVIDGSTFNYSPGTNPQATVMMLGRYMGVKILSERLGGAAAAAAETEQ from the exons ATGGGTGTTTTGTGGTGGAAGCTGTTTTTTGCTGCTCTTGCTGGGATTCTCTTCTCAACCCAACATTGTGCTTCCCAAAAAG TTCCGAACTACACATTTATGCACAATGCAACAACAGCACCAGACGTATCATACTACGACTACATCGTAATTGGCGGCGGCACCGCAGGGTGCCCTTTAGCTGCAACACTGTCCCAAAATTACAGCGTATTGCTCCTTGAACGTGGTGGGTCGCCCTACGGCAACCCTAACATCTCCGACTTAGCTGCTTTCGGTGCTGCCCTCTCCGACACCTCCCCTACCTCCCCCGCTCAGCGTTTCATCTCCGAAGACGGTGTCATCAACTCAAGAGCCCGCGTCCTAGGTGGTGGAAGTTGCTTGAACGCTGGCTTTTACACTCGCGCTAGCCCTCAATATGTAAG GGAAGCGGGGTGGGATGGAAGGGCAGTGAATGAGTCGTACGAATGGGTGGAGAAGATAGTGGCGTTTGAACCACAATTGAAGCAGTGGCAGTCAGCTGTGCGGGATGGACTAATAGAGATAGGTGTGGTGCCTAATAATGGCTTCACTTATGACCATATTGATGGGACTAAGGTAGGGGGCACCATCTTTGACCAGAATGGCTTCAGACACACCGCTGCTGATCTTCTGGAATATGCCAAACCCACTGGAATTACTGTGCTTTTGGATGCCACTGTGCATAGGATCTTGTTTAGAGTCAAAG AGGGATCAAAACCAACGGCCCATGGAGTGGTGTTTAGAGATTCATTGGGTGGAAGACACAAAGTGTACCTGAAGGCCGATCCAAGGAACGAGATAATTGTTTCAGCCGGTGCACTTGGAAGCCCACAACTTCTAATGTTGAGTGGAATTGGACCCAGAGAGCACCTTAAAGCCCACAACATCAGAATAACATTGGATCAGCCATTAGTAGGACAGGGAATGACTGACAACCCCATGAACGCCATCTTTGTCCCTTCTCCTGTCCCCGTAGAGGTCTCTCTGATTGAGGTAGTGGGCATCACCAGTTTTGGCAGCTACATTGAAGCTGCCAGTGGTGAAAACTTTGCCGGTGGTTCTCCAAAAGACTACGGAATGTTCTCCCCCAAG ATTGGGCAACTCTCCACGGTGCCTCCAAAGGCAAGGACCCCAGAGGCCCTGGCCAAGGCAACAGAACTGATGGAAACTCTAGAACAAGCAGCCTTCAGAGGAGGATTCATATTGGAAAAAATCATGGGTCCAATCTCAAGCGGGCATTTGGAGCTCCGAACCCGCGACCCGAACGACAACCCATCAGTGACCTTCAACTACTTCCAGGACCCTCGAGACTTGCAGCGATGCGTGCAGGGCCTGAGCACCGTGGAGAAGATAATCGAGTCCAAAGCTTTCTCTCCCTTCAGATACCCCAACATGCCAGTGCCCGTTCTGCTCAACCTGACCGCAAGTGCCCCCGTTAACTTGTTGCCCAAGCACACCAATTCTTCACTTTCTTTGGAACAGTATTGCAGAGACACTGTCATGACCATTTGGCACTACCACGGTGGCTGCCAAGTAGGGAAGGTTCTTGATAGGGACTACAAGCTTCTTGGTGTGGATGCACTGCGTGTTATTGATGGCTCCACCTTTAACTACTCTCCTGGAACTAATCCTCAGGCCACTGTTATGATGCTTGGCAG GTATATGGGAGTGAAAATATTGAGCGAGAGACTAGGTGGTGcggctgctgctgctgctgaaaCAGAGCAATAA